The genomic window CGTCGATGGTGGCCGGCACGCCGTCGAGCGTGCGGCCGCCATGGTTGGAGACGACGATGCCGGACACGCCGGCGTCCAGCGCGGGCACGACATCGGCCGGATGCAGCAGCCCCTTGACCAGCACCGGCAGCACGGTCTGGCTGCACAGCCACGCCACGTCGCGCCACGTCGGGGCATCGCGCAGCATCTGGCGGAATACCGGGCTGCCCTGGCTGGCATCGACCGGCGCCGGCGGCGCAAAGCCGGCGAGGTTGACCGCGCCGATGCCGTCCGGCAGCCGGAATCCCGCGCGCTGTTCCACGTTGCGGATGCCGCTGACCACCGCGTCGATGGTCAGCACGATGGCCTGGTAGCCGGCCTGCTCCGCGCGGCGCACCAGCGTCAGCGTGTCTTCGCGGCGCGGCTGCAGGTAGAGCTGGAACCAGAGCGTGGTGGCGGCGGCGCGCGCAATGTCCTCCAGCGTGACGCTGGCCTGCGTGCTGACCGTCATCCACGTGCGCGCCAGCGACGCCGCATGGACCGTGGCCAGTTCCCCGTCGGCGTGCACCAGCCTGTGCCAGGCCGTGGGCGCGATCAGGATCGGGTAGTCGAGCGGCTGGCCGAACAGCTCCGTCCGCGCCGATGGCTGCGACAGGTCGGCCAGCGCCCGGGGCAGCAGCCGCAGCCGGTCGAATGCGACGCGGTTGTCGCGCTGGGTCAGGCCATCGGCGGCGTAGCCGGCCACGTAGGCGGCGATGGCGGGCGGCACGCGCTCGTGGAAGCGGCGTTCGTAGTCGCGCAGCGCGACCGTATCGGCGGGAATTGTCGTCATAGCTCCGCCCAGCGTCGCAGCAGGTTGTGATAGTGGTTCACCAGCGCCGGCACGGCCGGGTCGCCGTCGCCCAGCCGCACGCGCAGGTCCAGGATCGTCTGGTCCAGCGCGTAGAGCGTGGTGCGCATGCCGTCGTCCTTGACCATCGACTGCGCCCAGAAGAACGACGCCCAGCGGCAGCCGCGCGTGACCGGCGTGACCCGGTGCAGCGACGCCGCCGGGTACACGACCATGTGGCCGGCCGGCAGCTTCACCGTGTGCGTGCCGTACAGGTCATCGACGACCAGTTCGCCGCCGTCGTACTCGTCGGGGTCCGACAGGAACAGCGTGGTCGAGACATCGGCGCGCATGCGCAGGCCGCCGGTGCCCGGCATCGTGCGGATGGCGTTGTCGACGTGCGTGCCGAACGTCATGCCGGCCTCGTAGCGGTTGAACATCGGCGGCAGCACGCGCAGTGGCAGGGCGGCCGAGTGGTAGGCCGGGCAGCGCCCCAGCGCCTGCAGCACGGCGTCGCCCAGCGCCAGCGCCTCGCGGTCGTCCACGGGCAGTTGCAGGTTGGCCTTGCACTGGGCGGCCAGGTCGCCGGCCGTGGCGCGGCCGTTGATCCATGTCGCGGCTTGCAGCCGCTGGCGCAGGGCGCGGACTTCGTCCGGCGACAGGACATCGGGAATCTTTATCAGCATGGTGGGACCCTTGTGGGGACGTTGTATGGGACGTCGTGGAGATCGGTCAGAACGTCATGCCCACGTTGAGCAGGAACGTGCGGCCGGCCGTGGGCACCGCGCGGGACGCGTTGAACGCCGACAGGTAGTTCACGCGGCCGGTCAGGTTGTAGCCGTTCAGCGACGCGCGGAAGCGGCCCTGGCGGTACGACACCATCGCGTCCAGCGACAGGGTGTGCGGCACGCGGCCGTTGTTGGCCGAATCGGCCCAGTACGGCGACGCGTACTGCAGGCCGCCGCCGATGGTCAGCCGGCCCGGCAGCGGCACGATGGACTGCGGGATGTCGTAGGCGGTCCAGACCGTGACGTTGTGCTGCGGCGCGCCGGGCGCCTCCTTGCCGACCAGCGCCGGATTGGTGGCGGCCGTGACCTTGCCATCGAGGTAGGTGTACGCCACGTTGGCCGTCCAGTGGGGCGTGATGCGACCGGTCAGGCCCAGTTCCACGCCCCGGATGCGGCGGCCCTCGCCCGATTCCGAGAAGCCATTGACCACCTCGCCCGTCACCGGGTCCTCGGTGTAGGCGTTGTCCTTGTCGATCTGGAACAGCGCGCCGGTCACGCCGATCCGCTTGTCCAGGAAGTCGAGCTTGGCGCCCACTTCCAGCGTGTCGGAGCGCTCGGGCGTGTTGCTGGCCCCGGCGCGCGGCACCTCGGTCTGCACGCCGCCCACGGCCAGCGCGATGTCGGTGCCCACGGGCCGGTAGGCGCGCGAGAACGCCGCGTAGAACATCGTGTCGTCGGTCGGCTCCCAGATGGCGCTCAGGGCCGGGCTCAGCTTCTTCGCGTCGGCCGTGCCGCCGGTGGCAAACGCGCTGCTGGCGTACTCGCTGCGGAAGTAGTCCCAGCGCAGGCTGCCCAGCAGCGAGAACGACTGCGTCAGCCAGGCGCGGTCGCGCAGGAACACGCCGACGTCCGTGGCGTTGGCGTCGCGCCGCACGCCGCCGTAGCTGACGCTGGCGTTCTGGCTGGCATCGAATGCCGGGTTGACGATGGTCTGGTTGTTGAGCCGGCCCGTCCAGGTGCCGATGTCGCGGTGGTCGCGCTGATAGCTGGTGTCGAGCCCGGCCATGGCGCGGTGGCGGACGCTGCCGGTGTGGAATTCGCCCCTGGCCGTCAGCACGTTCTGCACGCCCCAGCCGCGTTGCAGGTAGGTGCTGCCGCCGCGCGCGCCGTAGCGCAGGCTGGCGTTGCCGCCGGCCAGCAGCTTGCGCAGCGTGGCGTTGTTGACGGCGGCCGGGTTCGTGCTGGAGAAATCGCGCTGGTAGAAGCTGAAGCGCGTGTCGTTGTGGAGCGTGATGCCGTTGCCGAGGCTGGTCTCCAGCGCCGATGTCACCACGTGGGCGTCGCCGAAGTCGCGGTCGGTGTTGCGCACGTAGGACGTGGACGACGACAGGCCCGGCACGCCGTATTCGGTGATCGGCCGGTAGACGCCGTCGTCGCCCTCGGCCATCGGCATGCCAAAGTCGGGCGGCCCGCTGCGGTGCAGGTAGGCGTAGCTCAGGTGCCATTCGGTCGGGGTGCCCAGCCCGAGGCCCAGGTCCAGCGCGATGCCGCGCCGGTCGTCGTCCACGTGGTCGCGGCCCGGCTTGCTGCCGTCCTGGAACAGGCCGGTCACGCGCAGCGCCGACGTCTCGCCGAGCGCGTAGTTGCCGTCCACCGTGGTGCGAAATGTCGTACCGGAGCCGAAGCTCTGGTCGATGCTGGTGTGCGTGCCGGGGCCGGCGCGCCGCGAGGTCTGGTTGATGATGCCGCCCAGGCTGCCCACGCCGAAGCTCTCGCCGGACGGGCCCTTGATGACTTCGACGCTGTCGAGGTTGAAGCTGTCGCGCCGGTAGGCGCCGAAGTCGCGCAGGCCGTCCAGGTAGATATCGCCCTTGGCCGTCAGCCCCCGGATGCGGAACTGGTCGCCGTTCAGCCCGCCGTTGCCTTCGCCGGTGGAGATGGTGATGCCCGGCACGTTCTTGAGCGCCTGCTCCAGCGACGTGGTCTGCTGCTGGTCGAGCAGGTCGCGCGGGATCACGAGGATGGTCTTGGGCGTTTCCCGGACCGTGTCGGGCAGCCGCGCGACGCCGGTGCCGGCATCGTTGGTATTGGCGGTGGACTGGCCCGTCACGGTGACGGCCGGCAACTGCCTGAGCGGCTGCGCCTGGACGGCATGCGGCAACGCCGCGAGCGAGAGGACCGAGCCGGTGCCCGCGGCCCCGGACACCAGCGCGCGGATCGAGGAGGAAACGATTTTCTGCTGCACAACTGAACTCCAGCATGGAAGACAACGATCGGACGGACGTGAACATCCGTTGCACCTGTCGCAGGACAGGCGCGCGAGGGCGGTCGAAGGGGGGCGGGAGTGTTGTGACGCGAAGGGCTTGCTGGTCGCCGTGCAGGACGATGGCTGGCTGGGGCGCGGTCAGTGCCGATGCGTCTCGCACATCGTGCCGGACCGCGCCCCGCGCCTTGTGATCTTCAACAACGGGGGCAACCGTAAGGCATCGGCAATGGCCCGGTCAATCGAAGTCGGCCTGCGAGGAAAGAATTCAGGGAACTGCGAAGTGGGGGGATTGGGGGGAATTTCGGATGTTTCCGAGGATGGGGATGGCAGGCTCCGGCGCCCGACCCGAAGCGCCTAGAAGCTGGCCGCCAGCCCCAGCGAGATGCCCGACACGTTGTTGCCGAACACGTAGCGCACCACGGCGCGCACCCGGGTGACGAACACTTCATGCGCGCTGGTGTCCAGTTCGAGCCCCATCCCCAGCGTGGTCAGGTAGTCGAAGCCCAGCGCGCCGGCCTGCGCCCCGAGGTAGTGGGAATGCGACAGTTCCAGCACATAGCGCACGGGCCGGTCCAACGCGTGCCAGCCGGTGGGAGCGCGCCAGCGCGCGTACAGGCTGGCGGTCTGGGCATTGGCCGACCCCTGCACGGCCTCCGACGACCCGCCGAAGCTGCGCAGGTGGATATTGGTGTAGCGCAGTTCCAGGTCGATGTCGTGCTCGGGCCGGTAGTGTTCCCAGTCGATCATCACCGATCCGCCCAGGCCGTAGGCGTTCAGCGATCCGCCGTCCAGGAAGTTGATGTCGCGGTCTGTCTTGCGGTCGACAAAGCCCTGCGCCAGCCGCAGGTCGCTGGACACATTGCCCAGCGACGCGTTGAAGATTGGCCGGAACACCAGTTCCTTGCTGGCCGTCAGCGGAAAGTCCCAGCCGATGCCGATGGTGCCGGCCACGGTGTTCCAGCGTGTGGGCAGCTCGCGCGATTCGGTGCCGTTCGATGCCACGAACGTGGGGTCGTAGCGGCTGTAGGCGATGGACCCCTCCATGTACACCGGCACCGACTTGCTGAGCGTGAACCCCCCGCCCAGCTGGGACATGACCATGCCTGGGTTGGCGGTCTGCGAGTCGGTGATCGACAGCGAACTGGACGCCAGGTCCGGCACGACGGAAAAGCTCATCAGCGTCAGCACCGCGTTGGCCTGGCGCTGCACGCCGGGGCCAAAGGCCACCCGCAGGTCCTGGCCGGGCTGGGCGTGCGCGGGCAAGCCGCCCAGCAGCAGCCAGGGCAGCAGTGCGGCCAGGCACCCCCGACGGACGACACCGGTTGCTGGTAACGGCAGGCGGCCCATGCGGTCGGCCGGGGCGGCGCCCGGCGGGGTTCGGCGATGGGGGCCAGCGTAACCCGGCTGGCCGCGCCTGCGTATTGGACCAAGGTTCCATTGCCGCGCCGCGGCGCGCCATCTATATGTTGTGCTGAAAGCTGGAACGGGAGCAGGCGGCATCATTTGGGAGGGGGGTGCCATGACGTTGGGCAGCGTGCGACGTACTGAGGATATGCGACGTATGCCACCCATGCGAGGCGGGCGTGGCATCGGCCGGTGGATGCTGGCGTGCCTGCTGGGGCTGGGCAGCGCCGTGGCGCCGGCTGCCCTGGCCCAATCGCCGCAAGCGGCGCAGTCGGCCCAGGCGCCCCAGTCGGCCCAGGCGCCGACCTTCAAGCCCGAAGAGCTGGAGGCGCTGGTGGCGCCCATCGCGCTCTATCCCGATTCGGTGCTGTCCCAGGTGCTGATGGCGTCGACCTACC from Cupriavidus pauculus includes these protein-coding regions:
- a CDS encoding alpha-hydroxy acid oxidase, with protein sequence MTTIPADTVALRDYERRFHERVPPAIAAYVAGYAADGLTQRDNRVAFDRLRLLPRALADLSQPSARTELFGQPLDYPILIAPTAWHRLVHADGELATVHAASLARTWMTVSTQASVTLEDIARAAATTLWFQLYLQPRREDTLTLVRRAEQAGYQAIVLTIDAVVSGIRNVEQRAGFRLPDGIGAVNLAGFAPPAPVDASQGSPVFRQMLRDAPTWRDVAWLCSQTVLPVLVKGLLHPADVVPALDAGVSGIVVSNHGGRTLDGVPATIDALPAVVRAVDGAVPVLLDGGIRRGTDIVKAIALGARAVMVGQPVLHALAVGGVPGVAHMLTVLQTELEVAMALLGCARLAALPGTVLPRAG
- a CDS encoding Fe2+-dependent dioxygenase → MLIKIPDVLSPDEVRALRQRLQAATWINGRATAGDLAAQCKANLQLPVDDREALALGDAVLQALGRCPAYHSAALPLRVLPPMFNRYEAGMTFGTHVDNAIRTMPGTGGLRMRADVSTTLFLSDPDEYDGGELVVDDLYGTHTVKLPAGHMVVYPAASLHRVTPVTRGCRWASFFWAQSMVKDDGMRTTLYALDQTILDLRVRLGDGDPAVPALVNHYHNLLRRWAEL
- a CDS encoding TonB-dependent receptor, which produces MQQKIVSSSIRALVSGAAGTGSVLSLAALPHAVQAQPLRQLPAVTVTGQSTANTNDAGTGVARLPDTVRETPKTILVIPRDLLDQQQTTSLEQALKNVPGITISTGEGNGGLNGDQFRIRGLTAKGDIYLDGLRDFGAYRRDSFNLDSVEVIKGPSGESFGVGSLGGIINQTSRRAGPGTHTSIDQSFGSGTTFRTTVDGNYALGETSALRVTGLFQDGSKPGRDHVDDDRRGIALDLGLGLGTPTEWHLSYAYLHRSGPPDFGMPMAEGDDGVYRPITEYGVPGLSSSTSYVRNTDRDFGDAHVVTSALETSLGNGITLHNDTRFSFYQRDFSSTNPAAVNNATLRKLLAGGNASLRYGARGGSTYLQRGWGVQNVLTARGEFHTGSVRHRAMAGLDTSYQRDHRDIGTWTGRLNNQTIVNPAFDASQNASVSYGGVRRDANATDVGVFLRDRAWLTQSFSLLGSLRWDYFRSEYASSAFATGGTADAKKLSPALSAIWEPTDDTMFYAAFSRAYRPVGTDIALAVGGVQTEVPRAGASNTPERSDTLEVGAKLDFLDKRIGVTGALFQIDKDNAYTEDPVTGEVVNGFSESGEGRRIRGVELGLTGRITPHWTANVAYTYLDGKVTAATNPALVGKEAPGAPQHNVTVWTAYDIPQSIVPLPGRLTIGGGLQYASPYWADSANNGRVPHTLSLDAMVSYRQGRFRASLNGYNLTGRVNYLSAFNASRAVPTAGRTFLLNVGMTF